Proteins co-encoded in one Bacillus infantis NRRL B-14911 genomic window:
- a CDS encoding SDR family oxidoreductase gives MFPIHENLNGKTAVITGGSGVLCSEMARELSRHGVNVAILNRTAEKGEAIASEINESGGKAIAAAADVLDRSSLESAKEEVLKSFGRVDILINGAGGNHPDAITAAETFDPESSGKTFFDMDEKGFSQVFASNFTGTFLASQVFGKELLKQESPIIINISSMSAYSPMTKVPAYSAAKSAINNFTMWMAVHFAETGMRVNAIAPGFFLTSQNRDLLLKEDGSHTARSEKIIAHTPMKRFGKPNDLLGTLLWLADGEYSGFVSGVTIPVDGGFMAYSGV, from the coding sequence ATGTTTCCAATTCATGAGAACCTTAATGGGAAAACCGCCGTTATAACAGGCGGGAGCGGGGTGCTTTGCTCAGAAATGGCACGGGAGCTTTCAAGGCATGGAGTCAATGTTGCCATTTTGAACCGGACTGCTGAAAAAGGAGAGGCCATCGCTTCTGAAATAAATGAGTCCGGCGGCAAAGCCATAGCTGCTGCCGCAGATGTTCTGGACAGATCCTCGTTGGAAAGCGCCAAAGAAGAAGTATTAAAAAGCTTTGGGCGGGTGGATATTTTAATCAATGGTGCAGGCGGCAATCATCCGGATGCTATCACGGCAGCCGAAACTTTTGACCCGGAATCCTCCGGCAAAACCTTCTTTGATATGGACGAAAAGGGGTTTTCACAGGTCTTTGCGAGCAATTTCACCGGGACATTTCTGGCCAGCCAAGTATTTGGCAAGGAACTTCTGAAGCAGGAATCGCCTATCATTATTAATATATCCTCAATGAGTGCGTATTCCCCAATGACAAAGGTGCCTGCTTATAGCGCTGCCAAATCGGCTATAAATAATTTTACCATGTGGATGGCTGTTCATTTTGCTGAGACGGGGATGAGGGTAAATGCTATCGCGCCTGGCTTCTTTTTAACTTCACAAAATCGTGATCTGCTCCTGAAGGAGGACGGGTCACATACTGCGAGATCAGAAAAAATTATCGCACATACACCAATGAAAAGATTTGGCAAGCCCAATGACCTTCTTGGCACGCTCTTATGGCTCGCCGATGGGGAATACTCCGGCTTCGTCTCAGGTGTGACCATACCTGTAGATGGCGGTTTCATGGCCTATTCAGGAGTTTAA
- the uxuA gene encoding mannonate dehydratase, with protein sequence MNMTFRWYGRNNDTVNLENIQQIPDVKGIVWALHHKPAGDVWEKEEIQSELEYIQSFGFHGEVVESVNVHESIKLGNEERDFYIENYKQTIRNLGEFGVKVICYNFMPIFDWTRTELYKELPDGSTALFYEKLKVDNLDPQELIDTVAAASDLTLPGWEPEKLARIKELFEAYKEIGESDLWRNLGYFLHEILPVAEEAGIKMAIHPDDPPWSIFGLPRIMTGRESLEKLLAISDSPSNGITFCTGSLGANPANDMVKLAAEFAGRSPFAHIRNVKIYENGDFIETSHLTSDGSINIKGVVKELSDIQYEGYVRPDHGRHIWDEKCRPGYGLYDRALGIMYLHGLWDAYQSEKRGNSNVSNS encoded by the coding sequence ATGAACATGACATTCCGCTGGTATGGCAGGAATAATGATACGGTAAACCTGGAGAACATCCAGCAGATCCCGGATGTAAAGGGCATAGTTTGGGCACTTCACCATAAACCTGCCGGAGATGTTTGGGAGAAGGAAGAGATTCAATCCGAGCTCGAGTATATTCAATCATTTGGCTTCCATGGAGAAGTTGTCGAAAGTGTAAATGTTCATGAATCAATAAAGCTCGGAAATGAAGAACGGGATTTTTATATAGAAAATTATAAACAGACCATCCGCAATCTTGGTGAATTTGGCGTCAAGGTCATCTGTTATAATTTCATGCCGATTTTCGACTGGACCAGGACAGAGCTTTATAAAGAGCTGCCGGATGGATCCACAGCCCTTTTTTATGAAAAGCTGAAGGTGGATAATCTGGATCCGCAGGAATTAATAGACACGGTTGCAGCTGCTTCTGACCTGACGCTGCCAGGCTGGGAGCCGGAAAAGCTTGCGCGGATCAAGGAGCTGTTTGAAGCCTATAAAGAGATAGGAGAGTCAGACTTGTGGAGGAATCTTGGGTACTTCCTGCATGAAATTCTGCCTGTAGCCGAGGAGGCAGGAATCAAAATGGCGATTCATCCGGATGATCCGCCATGGTCCATCTTTGGCCTTCCGCGCATCATGACAGGCAGAGAGAGCCTTGAAAAGCTTCTTGCCATTTCTGACTCACCTTCCAATGGCATTACATTCTGTACCGGTTCACTTGGGGCAAATCCGGCAAATGATATGGTGAAGCTTGCTGCGGAGTTTGCCGGAAGATCTCCTTTCGCCCATATCCGCAATGTAAAAATATATGAAAATGGCGATTTTATTGAAACCTCTCATCTGACATCAGATGGATCCATTAATATTAAAGGGGTTGTCAAAGAACTGTCCGATATTCAGTATGAAGGATATGTGAGGCCTGACCATGGAAGGCATATCTGGGATGAGAAATGCAGGCCGGGATACGGACTGTATGACAGGGCGCTTGGCATCATGTACCTTCACGGGCTGTGGGATGCCTATCAATCTGAAAAACGGGGGAATTCTAATGTTTCCAATTCATGA
- a CDS encoding S-layer homology domain-containing protein — protein sequence MQRAFKIILTLFLLLTIPVSIDLKKAEGSILYPDVTAFRDEILFLSDRGIINGYSNGKFGPQDPIKRVQAVHMIIRELGIKTGDAPNPNFKDVPPGSSGYDAIAKAKQLGIISGKSAGIFDPNGTLTRGQMAIILVNAYKLKGNSYSSFKDVPATASIYPFVQSLAAHNITTGYPDGTFRPNETMVRAHFAAFMSRFLNEDFKPFDMAKAPVRSTEEIAKNEQSVVVIELYDENDELVSQGSGFIVANQLVATNFHVISGGTRAVAITESGKEFELEGVVKYDDYLDLAILKPAERIGFPSLPLASFSSAVKGEKAVAIGSPFGLKNSISEGIVSGKQIFEDEMGSLKAIQTTAQITFGSSGGPLLNMKGYVLGLNSFGFEDINFAISSDYVNEFLKDYKKADFKKISTEKFSAMPVLDFEEEDEWEEDEVKEERPEPINMEPLQGTKQTLSDIFLDAVHDSELPVVYGINEDGALIAVNYETKSIKRLPFSLPAESVFYANGELYVTLLKGEHSSYWWNETQNGAVAIVDPQTLKIKKYFDINVDPYDIVADENYFYVSSGSGQWTYLKSYNKETGIEVSSKSIRQQSELFMHSDKKRIYAVNSDTSPRDMEVFTVENGIFTGGYDSPYHGDYNLDTYMTISPDGRYLFNHAGTVFRSTSLRETNMKYFTDLRTGFSDVAFNPELTEFYLTIGDRIYVYDYETFTLRKTYSMSGEGYFLFNHKGKLVVLGEEVSQSTGIWKTFIMSGNVK from the coding sequence TTGCAGCGGGCATTTAAGATTATTTTAACTTTATTTCTCTTGTTGACTATTCCGGTGTCGATTGACCTTAAAAAGGCGGAGGGAAGTATATTATATCCAGACGTAACTGCCTTTCGTGATGAAATATTATTTTTATCAGACAGAGGAATTATCAACGGATATTCAAACGGTAAATTTGGGCCTCAGGATCCGATTAAACGGGTACAGGCCGTTCACATGATTATTAGGGAACTTGGCATCAAAACGGGAGATGCGCCAAACCCTAATTTTAAAGATGTTCCCCCGGGCAGTTCTGGATATGATGCGATTGCCAAAGCAAAACAGCTGGGCATCATTTCAGGTAAAAGCGCTGGGATTTTTGATCCCAATGGTACGCTGACAAGAGGCCAGATGGCGATTATTCTTGTTAACGCCTATAAGCTTAAAGGCAATTCCTATTCAAGCTTTAAAGATGTGCCGGCCACAGCAAGCATTTATCCATTTGTACAGTCTTTGGCAGCACACAATATCACCACAGGCTATCCGGATGGAACTTTCCGTCCGAATGAGACCATGGTCAGGGCGCACTTTGCAGCGTTCATGTCCCGCTTTTTAAATGAGGACTTTAAACCGTTCGACATGGCAAAAGCACCAGTTCGCAGTACAGAAGAAATTGCAAAGAATGAGCAGAGTGTTGTTGTTATTGAGTTATATGATGAAAATGATGAACTTGTTTCACAAGGCAGCGGATTTATTGTTGCCAACCAGCTTGTAGCCACAAACTTTCATGTGATCAGCGGCGGAACAAGGGCTGTTGCCATTACAGAAAGCGGCAAGGAATTTGAGCTGGAAGGGGTAGTTAAATACGATGATTATCTTGATTTAGCGATTCTGAAGCCAGCAGAGAGAATTGGTTTTCCTTCTTTGCCATTGGCGAGCTTTAGTTCAGCTGTTAAAGGTGAAAAAGCAGTAGCAATCGGCAGCCCGTTTGGTTTGAAAAATTCAATTTCAGAAGGAATTGTGTCTGGAAAGCAAATCTTTGAGGATGAAATGGGCAGCCTAAAAGCCATACAAACAACTGCTCAAATTACTTTTGGAAGCTCAGGCGGCCCTCTTTTAAACATGAAGGGCTATGTACTTGGATTGAATTCCTTTGGATTTGAAGATATTAATTTTGCTATTTCTTCAGACTATGTGAATGAGTTTCTAAAAGATTATAAGAAGGCTGACTTTAAAAAAATCAGCACCGAGAAATTTTCTGCAATGCCTGTTTTAGACTTTGAGGAAGAAGATGAATGGGAAGAGGATGAGGTAAAAGAAGAGCGTCCGGAACCAATCAATATGGAACCTCTTCAAGGCACAAAGCAAACATTGTCTGATATCTTCCTTGATGCTGTACATGACAGTGAACTGCCGGTTGTGTATGGAATAAACGAAGATGGCGCGCTGATCGCTGTTAATTATGAAACCAAATCCATTAAGCGGCTGCCATTCAGTTTGCCTGCTGAGAGTGTTTTTTATGCGAATGGAGAGCTTTATGTCACCCTGTTAAAAGGAGAGCACAGCTCTTATTGGTGGAATGAAACACAAAACGGTGCAGTCGCAATTGTAGATCCCCAGACATTAAAGATTAAAAAGTACTTTGATATCAATGTGGACCCGTATGACATTGTTGCTGATGAAAACTATTTTTATGTTTCTTCAGGTTCCGGCCAGTGGACATACTTAAAAAGCTACAATAAAGAAACCGGTATAGAAGTGTCTTCAAAATCAATCCGCCAGCAAAGCGAGCTCTTTATGCACTCTGATAAAAAGAGAATATATGCGGTAAACTCAGATACCAGTCCGCGGGATATGGAAGTCTTCACTGTTGAAAATGGTATATTCACCGGAGGCTATGATTCTCCTTATCATGGTGATTATAATTTAGATACCTATATGACCATTTCTCCGGATGGCCGTTATCTGTTTAACCATGCTGGAACAGTATTCAGATCAACCAGTTTAAGAGAAACAAATATGAAGTATTTCACTGACCTGAGAACAGGCTTCAGTGATGTTGCCTTCAATCCTGAATTGACAGAGTTCTATTTAACAATAGGCGATAGAATCTATGTTTATGACTATGAGACCTTTACACTTCGCAAAACATACAGCATGAGTGGAGAAGGATATTTCCTCTTTAACCACAAAGGCAAACTTGTGGTTTTAGGAGAAGAAGTTTCTCAGAGTACAGGAATTTGGAAGACGTTTATTATGTCGGGCAACGTGAAATAG
- a CDS encoding TRAP transporter small permease, which yields MKIRIWLDRALSFLTVASFSGVIIVVMIQIMSRYLPYTAIWTEELTRYLFLYAICFGAPLALLRGEFINVDLIFAKMSHNVRRFYEVFIYLLILFLGVILVKEGWFFYQLGKNQTSATMPFQMSAIHASILIMSIFLVLYSIVKIIRLIRNKEDFNSQIGGGEL from the coding sequence ATGAAAATAAGAATCTGGCTGGACCGTGCATTATCTTTTCTGACAGTTGCCAGTTTTTCAGGTGTCATCATCGTTGTTATGATCCAGATTATGTCCAGGTATCTCCCTTATACAGCCATCTGGACTGAAGAACTTACCCGCTATCTGTTCTTGTATGCAATTTGCTTTGGGGCTCCGCTTGCTTTGCTGCGGGGGGAATTCATAAATGTTGATTTGATCTTTGCAAAGATGTCCCATAATGTCCGCAGATTTTATGAGGTATTTATATATTTGCTCATTCTCTTCCTTGGGGTAATCCTGGTGAAGGAAGGGTGGTTTTTTTATCAGCTTGGGAAAAATCAGACGTCAGCGACCATGCCTTTCCAGATGTCTGCCATTCATGCATCCATCCTGATTATGAGCATCTTCCTGGTGTTATATTCTATCGTAAAAATCATCAGGCTTATCCGCAATAAAGAAGACTTTAATTCACAGATTGGCGGTGGAGAACTATGA
- a CDS encoding zinc-binding alcohol dehydrogenase family protein encodes MKAVQIPKAMEMEIIDTEKPVISHPEEVLVKVKRVGICGSDMHIYHGTNPLATYPRVPGHEVAGEVVEIGSGVTGVKPGDHVVVEPIRYCGECYACRTGRPNVCSNLSVFGVHEDGGMREYFVLPEKQLHAADPGLDWDEIVLAEPYTIGAQSVWRGDVQEGDSVLIQGCGPIGICILKMAKLSGAHVIMTDLKQERLAFAKENGADEVIDAGKESVEDRVMELTGGEGPNIVIDAVCLPSTFELGVNVVSPAGRVVVLGFDEKPSPISQLPITKKEVTIVGSRLQTNQFGKVISLLNEGKLEANGFITHKFTLDEVQEAFNFVEENPDQVRKAVIVFE; translated from the coding sequence ATGAAGGCAGTACAAATACCAAAAGCAATGGAAATGGAAATTATTGATACGGAAAAACCGGTCATCTCCCATCCTGAAGAAGTACTTGTAAAAGTAAAGCGGGTAGGGATCTGCGGCTCGGATATGCATATCTATCATGGAACCAATCCGCTGGCCACATATCCAAGAGTTCCCGGGCATGAAGTCGCGGGAGAAGTCGTTGAAATAGGGTCAGGCGTTACGGGCGTAAAGCCTGGCGACCATGTTGTGGTTGAGCCGATCCGCTATTGCGGAGAATGCTACGCATGCCGGACAGGCAGACCTAATGTCTGCAGCAACCTGTCTGTGTTCGGCGTACATGAGGATGGCGGCATGCGGGAATATTTCGTCCTGCCGGAAAAGCAGCTTCATGCGGCAGACCCTGGCCTTGACTGGGATGAAATCGTTCTGGCCGAACCATATACGATTGGTGCCCAGTCTGTCTGGAGAGGTGATGTTCAAGAAGGTGACTCTGTCCTCATCCAGGGCTGCGGCCCAATCGGCATCTGCATCCTGAAGATGGCGAAGCTCAGCGGCGCGCATGTCATCATGACTGATTTAAAACAAGAGCGCCTTGCGTTTGCCAAGGAAAATGGGGCTGATGAAGTCATTGATGCCGGAAAAGAGTCCGTCGAAGATAGAGTTATGGAGCTGACTGGAGGAGAGGGGCCGAATATTGTCATTGACGCTGTGTGCCTGCCATCTACTTTTGAGCTGGGGGTAAACGTGGTTTCCCCGGCAGGACGGGTGGTTGTGCTGGGCTTTGACGAGAAGCCATCGCCCATTTCCCAGCTTCCTATCACCAAGAAGGAAGTTACCATTGTCGGTTCAAGATTACAGACAAACCAGTTTGGAAAAGTAATTTCCCTCCTGAACGAAGGAAAGCTTGAAGCAAATGGATTTATTACTCATAAATTTACTCTTGATGAAGTTCAGGAAGCGTTCAACTTTGTTGAGGAAAATCCGGACCAGGTGCGCAAAGCAGTCATTGTCTTTGAATGA
- the hxlA gene encoding 3-hexulose-6-phosphate synthase codes for MMKVQLALDRLTNEECFRIVKEAYENIDWIEIGTGVIKEYGMDIIRSMKKEFPEKVLVADMKTCDAGRHEANQAFGAGADIVTVMGFSHNGTIKETLEAAEAYGKRIMIDLLGIHDSARAREIHQLGARLFCLHIGKDMQKEGQLADPALFQAADGLEDSEIAIAGGISEKTIGTLKNSIVDIAIVGSAITGSEKPGASSLSLKRLIGADL; via the coding sequence ATGATGAAAGTACAGCTGGCTCTTGACCGCCTGACAAATGAGGAGTGCTTCCGCATCGTTAAGGAAGCTTATGAAAATATTGACTGGATTGAAATAGGGACAGGCGTGATTAAAGAATATGGCATGGATATCATCCGCAGCATGAAAAAGGAATTTCCTGAAAAAGTGCTTGTAGCCGATATGAAGACATGTGATGCAGGGAGGCACGAAGCTAATCAGGCTTTCGGGGCAGGAGCGGATATTGTCACCGTAATGGGCTTCTCGCATAATGGAACTATTAAGGAAACACTCGAAGCAGCAGAGGCATATGGAAAAAGAATCATGATTGATCTATTGGGCATACACGACTCTGCCAGAGCGAGGGAAATTCATCAGCTCGGAGCCCGCCTGTTCTGTCTCCATATTGGGAAAGACATGCAGAAGGAGGGGCAGCTGGCAGACCCGGCGTTATTTCAGGCGGCAGATGGACTTGAGGATTCAGAGATTGCCATAGCAGGAGGAATCTCAGAAAAAACAATTGGTACATTGAAAAATAGTATTGTGGACATTGCCATTGTTGGAAGTGCCATTACGGGCAGTGAAAAGCCGGGGGCCAGCAGTCTTTCACTGAAAAGGCTGATAGGGGCCGATTTGTAA
- a CDS encoding TRAP transporter large permease has product MMAAVLFFSFIILIFLGVPVAFSLGLSSLIYLILGDIPLNIIPQKMFGGLNSFVLLCIPGFILAGNLMNAGGITDRIINFANNCFGHIRGGLGLANVGSSMGFAGISGTALADTASIGAVLIPAMKKEGYGAGFSAAVTASSSTVGPIIPPSLPMIIVGTLASVSIGDLFLAGALPGLLLGVGLMIPTYIISVRRKYPKGERKSLKEIWKSFTGAFWALFMTVIILYGILGGYFTPTEASIIAVLYAFVIGIFVYKELPVRKIPEIMLSSMTSTASIMLLVGFANLFGWIMVSEQIPQMVADTILGISSNPIVVILLINLLLLFVGTFMETIAALVILFPVLLPVAASVGMDPVQFGVMMVLNLVIGLVTPPVGVCLFVASQIGKVSIGKTAKELVPFLGVSLAVLLLVAFVPQISLFLPSLFE; this is encoded by the coding sequence ATGATGGCAGCCGTGCTGTTCTTTTCTTTTATCATCTTGATTTTCCTTGGCGTGCCAGTTGCCTTCAGCCTTGGCCTGTCATCGCTCATTTATCTGATCCTTGGTGATATTCCGCTGAATATCATTCCCCAAAAAATGTTCGGGGGACTAAATTCCTTTGTTCTGTTATGTATCCCGGGCTTCATTCTTGCAGGGAACCTGATGAACGCCGGGGGCATCACCGATCGGATCATCAATTTTGCCAATAATTGCTTTGGCCATATCCGCGGCGGCCTTGGACTTGCTAATGTTGGTTCCTCCATGGGCTTTGCTGGGATTTCCGGAACTGCACTGGCAGATACGGCAAGCATAGGGGCCGTACTGATTCCGGCTATGAAGAAAGAAGGCTACGGAGCCGGCTTTTCTGCTGCAGTAACAGCATCATCCTCTACAGTAGGACCTATCATTCCTCCATCCCTGCCGATGATCATTGTCGGGACGCTGGCATCGGTATCAATCGGAGACCTTTTCCTTGCCGGAGCGCTGCCTGGTCTGCTGCTCGGTGTGGGACTTATGATTCCTACTTACATCATTTCTGTAAGGCGCAAGTATCCAAAGGGGGAAAGAAAATCTCTGAAGGAGATTTGGAAAAGCTTTACCGGTGCCTTTTGGGCGCTGTTCATGACAGTTATCATCCTTTATGGAATCCTTGGCGGATATTTCACACCAACAGAAGCCTCCATCATTGCTGTTTTGTATGCCTTTGTCATCGGAATTTTTGTCTATAAGGAGCTTCCTGTAAGAAAAATCCCGGAAATTATGCTGTCCTCCATGACGAGCACAGCCTCCATTATGCTGCTGGTCGGCTTTGCGAATCTGTTTGGGTGGATCATGGTCAGCGAACAGATTCCGCAAATGGTTGCCGATACCATTCTTGGTATCTCAAGCAATCCAATTGTAGTCATTCTGCTGATTAACCTGCTCTTGCTGTTTGTCGGTACTTTTATGGAAACAATCGCAGCTCTTGTGATCCTGTTCCCGGTATTATTGCCGGTTGCCGCTTCGGTCGGCATGGATCCAGTCCAGTTCGGAGTCATGATGGTATTGAATCTTGTCATTGGACTTGTAACACCGCCAGTCGGTGTATGTCTCTTCGTTGCATCTCAAATCGGCAAGGTATCCATTGGAAAAACAGCGAAGGAGCTGGTGCCATTCCTTGGCGTCAGCCTGGCGGTCCTGCTGCTTGTAGCATTCGTGCCGCAAATCTCACTGTTCCTGCCAAGCTTATTTGAATAG
- a CDS encoding bifunctional 2-keto-4-hydroxyglutarate aldolase/2-keto-3-deoxy-6-phosphogluconate aldolase — MNGKIEVLNKLADSKVVAVVRGRTAEEAIDISAAALEGGFQAIELTYTTPDVAKVFEAVRSEGGLIGAGTVLDPETARHAILNGASFIVSPNFNRDIAVICNRYSVPYLPGCMTITEIVSALESGADIVKLFPANRFDPSFIGAVNGPLPQVKIMPTGGVNLQNIGSWLKAGAVAAGIGSDLNKAYQSGGKAAVTELCRKYIAAAEESGQK, encoded by the coding sequence ATGAACGGAAAAATAGAAGTGTTGAATAAATTGGCAGATTCAAAAGTTGTTGCCGTTGTGCGGGGCAGGACTGCCGAAGAGGCTATTGACATATCGGCCGCAGCTTTAGAAGGCGGCTTCCAGGCAATAGAATTGACGTACACGACGCCTGATGTGGCAAAGGTATTTGAAGCTGTGAGAAGTGAGGGCGGGCTGATAGGCGCCGGGACAGTATTGGATCCGGAGACAGCCCGGCATGCCATTCTTAACGGGGCAAGCTTCATAGTCAGCCCCAATTTTAATAGAGACATAGCTGTAATATGCAATCGATACAGCGTGCCATACCTGCCAGGCTGTATGACCATTACGGAAATTGTGTCAGCCCTTGAAAGCGGAGCTGACATCGTGAAGCTTTTTCCTGCCAACCGCTTTGATCCATCCTTCATCGGTGCAGTCAATGGCCCGCTTCCGCAGGTGAAGATCATGCCGACAGGAGGAGTAAATCTTCAAAACATTGGCAGCTGGCTGAAGGCTGGAGCTGTTGCTGCCGGGATTGGAAGCGACCTGAATAAAGCCTATCAATCTGGAGGAAAGGCAGCAGTCACAGAGCTCTGCCGGAAATACATAGCTGCTGCAGAGGAGAGTGGACAGAAATGA